One segment of Triticum aestivum cultivar Chinese Spring chromosome 2A, IWGSC CS RefSeq v2.1, whole genome shotgun sequence DNA contains the following:
- the LOC123189811 gene encoding thioredoxin M2, chloroplastic isoform X2, with product MIDPAIGKLSKEYEGKLKCYKLNTDENPDIASQYGVRSIPTMMIFKNGEKKDAVIGAVPESTLITCIEKFTER from the coding sequence ATGATTGATCCAGCTATTGGTAAGCTGTCAAAGGAGTATGAAGGGAAGCTGAAATGCTACAAGCTCAACACCGATGAGAATCCAGACATAGCAAGCCAGTATGGCGTCCGGAGCATCCCAACCATGATGATCTTCAAGAATGGCGAGAAGAAGGACGCGGTGATCGGAGCAGTGCCTGAAAGCACACTGATCACATGCATCGAGAAGTTTACCGAGAGGTAA
- the LOC123189811 gene encoding thioredoxin M2, chloroplastic isoform X1, which yields MASAVSVSLAASSSPLAATSRAGAGAPRPHHALPPARGPRSQAQALRAVSGPAVSRRWGVGRGATVVCAVQGQDTTIQVPDVTKTTWQSLVIESEIPVLVGFWASWCGPCKMIDPAIGKLSKEYEGKLKCYKLNTDENPDIASQYGVRSIPTMMIFKNGEKKDAVIGAVPESTLITCIEKFTER from the exons ATGGCCTCCGCCGTctccgtctccctcgccgcctcctcctcgcccctcgccGCCACCTCGCGCGCGGGGGCGGGGGCGCCGCGGCCCCACCACGCGCTCCCGCCCGCCCGCGGCCCGCGGTCCCAGGCCCAGGCCCTCCGCGCGGTCTCCGGCCCCGCCGTGAGCCGCCGGTGGGGCGTCGGGCGCGGCGCGACGGTCGTCTGCGCCGTCCAGGGCCAGGACACCACCATCCAAG TTCCTGATGTCACAAAGACAACATGGCAATCACTTGTTATAGAGAGCGAGATTCCAGTTCTTGTTGGATTCTGGGCTTCATGGTGTGGACCTTGCAAAATGATTGATCCAGCTATTGGTAAGCTGTCAAAGGAGTATGAAGGGAAGCTGAAATGCTACAAGCTCAACACCGATGAGAATCCAGACATAGCAAGCCAGTATGGCGTCCGGAGCATCCCAACCATGATGATCTTCAAGAATGGCGAGAAGAAGGACGCGGTGATCGGAGCAGTGCCTGAAAGCACACTGATCACATGCATCGAGAAGTTTACCGAGAGGTAA